The following nucleotide sequence is from Gemmatimonadaceae bacterium.
AGCGCAGCGAGGCGCCCTGTCTGGGCGTCTGCGCCGGCGGCCCGATCGTCGCGGTCTACCCCGACGGGATCTGGTACGGCGGCGTCACCCCGGAGCTGCTCGAGCGGATTGTCGTCGAGCATCTCCGCGACGGGCGCCCGGTGGAGGAGGCCGTCTTCCACCGGCTGCTGCCGCCCGCCGCACGGTGACCGCTTGCGGTCAGCGCGAGGCACCGCCAGATATAGGCAACGCATCCCGTAGAGGAAGTCTGTGTCCGACGTGCTGTATGAACGCACGATGCCTGAAGGTGCGACGGTGCGCATCCGGCGGCTGACTCCGCAGGAAGGTGTCCCCGTCCGCGCGGTCATCGAGGTGGACCGGCGGAATTCCGGCCCGCGGTCGATCGACGCCCATCGCTCGCCGCCGGCGCTGATGGCGGTGGAAGGGGAGACCGAGCAGAACGTGGTGGCCGCGCTGTTGCCGTTCGTCGAGGAAGATGCCGCGGTGGCACGGCTCCTCGCGCAGCGCACGGCGCTCTGAACCCGGACCGCCAGCCCCTTTCCCCGGGCGGCGCGGCCGTGCGATACTCCACGTAGTTCATGCCCAAACCCTTCGATGCCCGCAGCCAGCTTCTTGGCGTTGCCCGGCGGCTCCTCCTCGAGGGGTCATCGTCCCCCGTGCCCGCCCTGACCACCGATCCGCCACGGCTGACCCCCGTGGCCTTGGAGAATCTCCGTATGTCCCGCTCCCGCGAACGCATCCTCGCCAATCTCGACGACATGTACCGCGAGGCCTTCGAGCGCGCCAAGGCTACCGAGGACGAGGCCGGGATGAAGGCGCTCGACTTCTCGTACCGCCGCGAGCAGCTCTACTTCGAGATCCTGCTCGACGTGCGCGACGCACTCGAGCGGCGCTGACGGGGGCGCCATGCATCCTCTCGCCCAGACCGCCGTGATCAGCCTTGCCATCGTCAACGCCCGCGTCTGGACGGGCGACTCGCGCCGCCCATGGGCCGATGCCGTCGCCGTGGACGGCGCCCACATCGCGGCCGTGGGATCGAGCGCCGAGGTGCGGAAACTCGCCGGCGCCGGCACGCGCCTCATCGATGCCCGCGGGGCAATGGTCGTCCCCGGCTTCATCGACGCGCACGTGCACTTCCTCGAGGGCGGCTTTGCCCTGCAGTCGGTGAAGCTGCGCGATGCGAAGACGAAGGCCGAGTTCGTTCAGCGCATCGGCGACTTCGCCAAGACGCTTCCGGCCGGCGCCTGGATCCTCAACGGCGACTGGGACCACGAGAACTGGGGCGGCGAACTCCCCACCCGGCAGTGGATCGACGCGGTCACGCCCAACAATCCCGTCTGGATCAACCGGCTCGACGGGCACATGAGCCTCGCCAACTCGGCGGCGCTCAACGCCGCCGGGGTGACGCGGGACGTGAAGGACGTGAGCGGCGGGACGATCGTGCGCGACGCGTCGGGCGAACCGACGGGGATCTTCAAGGACAACGCGATGGGCGTGGTCGATCGCGCCGTCCCGCCCGCCAGCCCGGAGATGATGGATCGCGCCCTGCGCGCGGCGATGCAGCACGTGAACGAACAGGGCGTCGTGGCGGTGCACCACATGGGCGGCTGGGGCGATCTGGCGACGTTCGAGCGCGCGCACGCGGCGGGAACGCTGAGCACGCGCATCTACGCCTCGGTGTCGCTGGCGACGTGGAAGCGGCTCGCCGACACCGTGAAGGCGCGCGGACACGGCGACGACTGGGTGCGCATCGGCGGACTCAAGGGATTCGTGGACGGGTCCATCGGCTCGCACACGGCGGCGATGCTCGAACCATTCTCCGACGCCCCCAACGATCGCGGCCTGATGGTGAACAGCGAAGCCGACCTGTACGCCTGGACGTCCGGGGCGGACAAGGCCGGGCTGCAGGTGCTCGTGCACGCCATCGGTGACCGGGCCATCCGCGTCCAGCTCGACATCTTCGAACGCGTGGCCCGGGAGAACGGCGCTCGTGACCGGCGCTTCCGCATCGAGCATTCGCAGCACATCGCGCCGGCCGACATCCCGCGGTTCGGCGCCCTCGGCGTGATCCCGTCGATGCAGCCGTATCACGCCATCGACGACGGGCGCTGGGTGGACAAGGTCATCGGCCCCGAGCGCGCCAAGGGAACGTACGCGTTCAAGTCGCTGCTCGATGCCAAGGCGAAACTGGCCTTCGGCTCCGACTGGTTCGTGGCGCCTCCGACGCCGCTGATGGGGATCTACGCGGCCGTCACGCGCCGCACGCTCGACGAGAAGCGCCCGGGCGGCTGGGTCCCCGAGCAGAAGATCACGGTGGAGGATGCGCTGCGCGCATACACCAGTGGCGCGGCGTACGCCGGGTACGCCGAGGGCAATCGCGGCGTGCTGAAGAAGGGGATGCTGGCCGACCTCACGATGATCGATCGCGATCTCACGAAGGTCGCTCCCGAGACGATCCGCGACGCGAAGATCGTGCGCACGATCGTGAACGGAAAGCTCGTCTACGAGGCGCTGGAGACGAAGTAGTCGCGAGGTCACTGAGGGTCGCGGGAGGACGTATGCGCCGTTCCGCACTGTCGTATGCCGTCGTCGTGCTCGCCGTCGCGCTCAATGCCGGATGCCGGGCGAGCCCGCCGGGCGCGCCACCGGCGCGGTCCGACCAGCAGTCGATCACCCGCGAGCAGATCGAGGACCCGCGGTACTCGTCGGCGTACGACGTCGTCAAGGATTTGCGCAGCAACTGGCTGAACGCGCGAGGGGCCGCGAGCCTGCGGACGCGCGTGGAGGTGCAGGTCTACCTCGACGGCGTGCACCTCGGCGGTGCTGAGATGCTCAAGACCGTCTCCACGCCGGCCATCCAGTACATCCGGTACATCAACGGCACCGATGCCACGACGCGCTGGGGCACCGGGCATGGACGCGGGGTGATCTTCATCGGCACCGGGTCGCCGCGCGTGTAGACCTGCCGCGCGTCTGGCGAGTGTTATGCCGGCGGAATTGCCGACCCCTGCGTGCCGACCTTGGTGCTGACGTAGATCGCGCCCGCGCCGTGGTCCATTCCCCACCGCGACGTGGCATCCGGCCCGTTGTAATACCGGATGTACTGGATCGGCAGCGTCTGCACGGTCGAAAGGGAGGAGACGTCGCCGAGGCGCACGCCGTCGAGATAGACCTGAATGACCGAGGGATACCGGACGCTTTCGGGGCGCACCGTGTTGAGCCACGTCCCGCGCAGCGTCTTCACCGCGTCGTACGCGTTGGTGAACTGTCCCTGGAGGATCTGCTCGCGGGTGATGAGCGCGGCGTCGAACCGGGGACGGCTGGTCGGTGCGGCGTTGCCGGAGCAGGCGGCGGTGAGCGCCGTCCACGTGACGGCGAAACGCATGATGGTGCGACGGCGCACGATTTCCCCCGGGGAGGCAGCGTGGGTGTGACGAACTCCTCAGGATGCGCCGACCGCACGAGCGAATCAAGTGGCCGCCGAATCGTCACACCGGCGGACCGGGAGGGTTCGCGTGGCGCCTACGGCATCGACAGCGCGTGGGCGAGTTCCTGGCCCTTCTTGT
It contains:
- a CDS encoding (2Fe-2S) ferredoxin domain-containing protein, which translates into the protein MEPYARHVLVCTGGYCSSDRRGRAIYARLASLLQREGLLFGPRRVKRSEAPCLGVCAGGPIVAVYPDGIWYGGVTPELLERIVVEHLRDGRPVEEAVFHRLLPPAAR
- a CDS encoding amidohydrolase, producing the protein MHPLAQTAVISLAIVNARVWTGDSRRPWADAVAVDGAHIAAVGSSAEVRKLAGAGTRLIDARGAMVVPGFIDAHVHFLEGGFALQSVKLRDAKTKAEFVQRIGDFAKTLPAGAWILNGDWDHENWGGELPTRQWIDAVTPNNPVWINRLDGHMSLANSAALNAAGVTRDVKDVSGGTIVRDASGEPTGIFKDNAMGVVDRAVPPASPEMMDRALRAAMQHVNEQGVVAVHHMGGWGDLATFERAHAAGTLSTRIYASVSLATWKRLADTVKARGHGDDWVRIGGLKGFVDGSIGSHTAAMLEPFSDAPNDRGLMVNSEADLYAWTSGADKAGLQVLVHAIGDRAIRVQLDIFERVARENGARDRRFRIEHSQHIAPADIPRFGALGVIPSMQPYHAIDDGRWVDKVIGPERAKGTYAFKSLLDAKAKLAFGSDWFVAPPTPLMGIYAAVTRRTLDEKRPGGWVPEQKITVEDALRAYTSGAAYAGYAEGNRGVLKKGMLADLTMIDRDLTKVAPETIRDAKIVRTIVNGKLVYEALETK